A genomic stretch from Candidatus Rokuibacteriota bacterium includes:
- a CDS encoding YbaB/EbfC family nucleoid-associated protein, producing the protein MKGFGNIMKEAQKLQQQMEALQAEAAKKKVQATAGGGMVTVEANGKQEILSIKIDREVINPEDAQMLEDLVLAACNEALRQSREMVQAEMSKLTAGLKIPGLGM; encoded by the coding sequence GTGAAAGGCTTTGGCAACATCATGAAGGAAGCGCAGAAGCTGCAGCAGCAGATGGAGGCGCTGCAGGCGGAAGCCGCGAAGAAGAAGGTCCAGGCGACGGCCGGCGGCGGCATGGTCACGGTCGAGGCCAACGGCAAGCAGGAGATCCTCTCCATCAAGATCGATCGCGAGGTCATCAACCCCGAGGACGCGCAGATGCTGGAGGACCTCGTGCTGGCGGCCTGCAATGAGGCGCTCAGGCAGTCGCGCGAAATGGTCCAGGCCGAGATGAGCAAGTTGACCGCCGGGCTCAAGATCCCCGGCTTAGGAATGTAG